Proteins encoded by one window of Streptomyces sp. LX-29:
- a CDS encoding MMPL family transporter, with protein sequence MRQNLAVRLGGWSTRHRKTAIIGWLLFVVVVAAIGGALGSRETTTSENGAGDSARAQKILEDAGLDTPAGEMVMVRSAAPDGWREAARELTSRLEKTGETQRIQPPVRSEDGREALISFEIKGESDTAADRVQPVLDVVEATADRTDVEVYEFGDASSKKWLDDLLSSDLKTAEITAVPLALGILLVVFGALVAALLPVVLAVTACVATFGLLAFASRLLPMDATTNSVMFLMGLAVGVDYCLFYLRRERDERAAGRDAETALRIAAATSGRAVLVSGLTVMFAMAGMFLSGLMLFKGFAVATILVVAVAMLGSVTVLPALLSWLGDRIDAGRIPFLNRRRKKGVHASGGISGALMRPVLAKPKLFAIASGALLLALCAPALGMKTENLGLQKQFGSEAELTIAYQEITESFPGGPAPAQVVLRADDLTAPAFRDAVADFTRRAEASPEFGKPIDVRLHREQGVATIDVPLAGDGSDATSKRALDTLRDELVPQLLAPAADKAYVSGDLADSLDFNDQLKAGIAPVLLFIAAVTFLLMLVCFRSLPIALASIVLNLLSVGAAYGTMVAVFQHGWGAEALGMEPAGAIESWMPLFVLVVLFGLSMDYHVFVVSRIREAYDRGLSTRDAIAEGIRATAGSVTGAAAIMVAVFAVFALLKMQDMQQMGVGLAVAVLVDATLVRMVLLPSVMALLGERNWFLPRWLRWLPHLDHAAPAETARSPYDRPRMPAGR encoded by the coding sequence ATGAGGCAGAACCTCGCGGTACGGCTCGGCGGTTGGAGCACCCGCCACCGAAAGACCGCGATCATCGGCTGGCTGCTGTTCGTCGTGGTCGTCGCGGCGATAGGCGGCGCCCTGGGCAGCCGCGAGACCACCACGTCGGAGAACGGGGCGGGTGACTCGGCCCGCGCCCAGAAGATCCTGGAGGACGCCGGGCTCGACACCCCCGCGGGTGAGATGGTGATGGTCCGCAGCGCCGCCCCCGACGGCTGGCGGGAGGCGGCCCGCGAGCTGACCTCGCGGCTGGAGAAGACCGGTGAGACCCAGCGGATCCAGCCCCCGGTTCGCTCCGAGGACGGTCGTGAGGCCCTGATCAGCTTTGAGATCAAGGGAGAATCGGACACCGCCGCCGACCGGGTGCAGCCGGTCCTGGACGTCGTCGAGGCCACCGCGGACCGCACGGACGTCGAGGTCTACGAGTTCGGCGACGCCAGCTCGAAGAAGTGGCTGGATGATCTGCTCTCCAGTGATCTCAAGACGGCGGAGATCACCGCGGTTCCGCTGGCCCTGGGCATCCTGCTGGTCGTCTTCGGCGCTCTGGTCGCCGCCCTGCTGCCGGTCGTGCTCGCCGTCACCGCCTGCGTCGCCACCTTCGGTCTGCTCGCCTTCGCCAGCCGGCTGCTGCCGATGGACGCCACCACCAACTCGGTGATGTTCCTGATGGGCCTCGCGGTCGGCGTCGACTACTGCCTGTTCTATCTGCGGCGCGAGCGCGACGAGCGGGCCGCCGGCCGCGACGCCGAGACGGCGCTGCGCATCGCCGCCGCCACCAGCGGCCGGGCGGTGCTGGTCTCCGGGCTCACCGTCATGTTCGCCATGGCCGGGATGTTCCTGTCCGGGCTGATGCTCTTCAAGGGCTTCGCGGTCGCCACCATCCTGGTCGTGGCGGTGGCCATGCTCGGTTCGGTGACCGTGCTCCCCGCCCTGCTGTCCTGGCTCGGCGACCGGATCGACGCCGGCCGTATTCCCTTCCTCAACCGCCGTCGGAAGAAGGGCGTGCACGCCAGCGGCGGCATCTCCGGTGCCCTGATGCGGCCGGTCCTCGCCAAGCCGAAGCTCTTCGCGATAGCCTCCGGCGCCCTGCTGCTGGCGCTGTGCGCGCCGGCCCTCGGCATGAAGACCGAGAACCTCGGCCTCCAGAAGCAGTTCGGTTCCGAGGCCGAACTGACCATCGCCTACCAGGAGATCACCGAGAGCTTCCCCGGCGGCCCGGCCCCGGCCCAGGTGGTGTTGCGCGCCGACGATCTGACCGCCCCCGCCTTCCGCGACGCCGTCGCCGACTTCACCCGGCGCGCCGAGGCGTCCCCGGAGTTCGGCAAGCCCATCGACGTGCGGCTCCATCGCGAGCAGGGCGTCGCCACCATCGATGTGCCCCTCGCCGGCGACGGCAGCGACGCCACCTCCAAGCGGGCCCTGGACACCCTGCGCGACGAGCTCGTGCCGCAACTGCTCGCCCCCGCCGCCGACAAGGCGTACGTCTCCGGTGACCTCGCCGACTCCCTCGACTTCAACGATCAGCTGAAGGCCGGCATCGCGCCCGTCCTGCTCTTCATCGCGGCCGTGACCTTCCTGCTGATGCTGGTCTGCTTCCGGTCGCTGCCCATCGCCCTCGCCTCCATCGTCCTCAACCTGCTGTCGGTGGGCGCCGCCTACGGCACGATGGTCGCCGTCTTCCAGCACGGATGGGGCGCCGAGGCGCTGGGCATGGAGCCGGCCGGCGCGATCGAGAGCTGGATGCCGCTCTTCGTCCTGGTCGTCCTCTTCGGACTGTCGATGGACTACCACGTCTTCGTGGTCTCCCGGATACGTGAGGCATACGACCGCGGCCTGTCCACGCGTGACGCCATCGCCGAGGGCATCCGCGCCACCGCCGGCTCGGTCACCGGCGCCGCGGCCATCATGGTCGCCGTCTTCGCGGTCTTCGCCCTGCTCAAGATGCAGGACATGCAGCAGATGGGCGTCGGCCTCGCGGTCGCCGTCCTGGTCGACGCCACCCTCGTCCGGATGGTGCTGCTCCCGTCCGTGATGGCGCTGCTCGGCGAGCGCAACTGGTTCCTGCCCCGCTGGCTCCGCTGGCTGCCCCACCTCGACCACGCGGCCCCCGCGGAGACGGCCCGGTCCCCCTACGACCGCCCGCGGATGCCGGCGGGTCGCTGA
- a CDS encoding winged helix-turn-helix domain-containing protein produces MTNVRSLSAPSSASTALPHAHRHRLRAVASDEVPPVAELLHSGATWLPAPPSALPVLPGQPPMVGYLVLVPAERPAEPAAEPVAAHGDELVRIDTEQRTARVEGQLLDLTYLEFELLAHLVTHPHRVHTRDQLVTTVWGYGHVGDGRTVDVHVARLRRKLGAKHRGTIVTVRRVGYKYVPTT; encoded by the coding sequence ATGACGAACGTCCGTTCCCTGTCCGCTCCTTCCTCCGCCTCCACCGCGCTTCCGCATGCGCATCGGCATCGGCTCCGAGCCGTCGCGTCGGACGAGGTACCCCCTGTCGCCGAGCTGCTCCACTCCGGCGCGACCTGGCTGCCCGCTCCCCCGAGCGCGCTGCCCGTGCTGCCCGGACAGCCGCCGATGGTCGGCTATCTGGTGCTGGTCCCGGCCGAGCGTCCGGCCGAGCCGGCCGCCGAGCCTGTCGCCGCCCACGGCGACGAGCTGGTACGGATCGACACCGAGCAGCGCACCGCGCGGGTCGAGGGGCAGCTGCTGGACCTGACCTACCTGGAGTTCGAGCTGCTGGCCCACCTGGTCACCCACCCGCACCGGGTGCACACCCGCGACCAGTTGGTCACGACGGTGTGGGGCTACGGCCACGTCGGTGACGGCCGGACCGTGGACGTCCATGTCGCCCGGCTGCGGCGGAAGTTGGGTGCCAAGCACCGCGGCACGATCGTCACCGTCCGCCGGGTCGGCTACAAGTACGTGCCGACCACCTGA
- a CDS encoding serine protease, whose protein sequence is MSATSAQAATKPDAGSSKTSVAKPIVGGSTTTASAYPYVMQITDADENQFCGGTLVTPTKVVTAAHCLVGENTSSIRVVGGRTYRNGTNGTVARVSKIWVHPDYRSVTKGDDIAVLTLSTAMPYSTASYVSSSETGVYRAGTTARIIGWGTTSSGGSSSNQLRTATVPTTTDSTCKTAYGSRFIASDMVCAGYQQGGVDTCQGDSGGPLMIGGRLAGVVSWGDGCADPGVPGIYTRLTTFSSLVSAQVNS, encoded by the coding sequence ATGTCCGCGACCTCGGCGCAGGCCGCCACCAAGCCGGACGCCGGCAGCTCGAAGACGAGCGTCGCCAAGCCGATCGTCGGCGGCTCGACGACGACCGCCAGCGCGTACCCGTACGTCATGCAGATCACCGACGCGGACGAGAACCAGTTCTGCGGCGGCACGCTGGTCACCCCGACGAAGGTCGTCACCGCGGCGCACTGTCTGGTGGGCGAGAACACCAGCAGCATCCGCGTCGTCGGCGGCCGGACCTACCGCAACGGCACCAACGGCACCGTGGCGAGAGTCAGCAAGATCTGGGTGCACCCGGACTACCGCTCGGTGACCAAGGGCGACGACATCGCCGTGCTGACGCTGTCGACGGCCATGCCGTACTCCACCGCCAGCTACGTCTCCTCGTCGGAGACCGGCGTCTACCGAGCGGGCACCACGGCTCGCATCATCGGCTGGGGCACCACCAGCTCCGGCGGCTCCTCCTCGAACCAGCTGCGCACCGCCACCGTGCCGACCACCACGGACAGCACCTGCAAGACCGCCTACGGCTCCCGCTTCATCGCCTCCGACATGGTCTGCGCCGGCTACCAGCAGGGCGGCGTGGACACCTGCCAGGGCGACAGCGGCGGCCCGCTGATGATCGGCGGCCGGCTGGCCGGCGTCGTCTCCTGGGGCGACGGCTGCGCGGACCCGGGCGTCCCGGGCATCTACACCCGGCTGACCACCTTCTCCTCGCTGGTGTCGGCCCAGGTCAACTCCTGA
- a CDS encoding LuxR family transcriptional regulator, giving the protein MLRCSPTESEAHLPFLALIDALGPVADEVSHALPPSQRAVLDAALTGRRGAAEHGDGLALRLAVLSVFRALAAQGPVLLVADDLQWMDAPSAELLAFAARRLGELPVRVIAAVRTETPGEGPSGGGSDDVERHLRMLPPPARALPVPPLTPAQTSELLARRRRAGAAGALPGAVLREVHRTSGGNPLFALELDRALTELGTTPRPGDPLPVPTSLRTLVLHRLRALPPRVRTTLLIASAGARPTLALLWKAGRTEAEADIARAAALGIADIEHDYGRIEPPGPGAPFNPIATRPRAGHTSGSGATTVPAALAGPAVPSAPLPRGSAVGSSDGATAADLQGASYGHATAPAYDHEAPSGDGLPDQDGLPRGDGLPDRNGLPREDGLPDGDGGGKHAYEPAPPQPSGAGADRLRGAEGAHGADRAHSAEGAHRTAHVRSADRAHGTAGAHTTSGVHGVDDPDDAHGACCRHEHAQGAMDDADAGDGGGPRGGHDTTVRFAHPLISAALYAEATPLERRAAHAALARASADPIESARHLALATPERDARVACTLARAAAVARERGAPATAAGLGLLAAERTPEHEPRTAVGRRLEAAEDALMAGEPELARRTAYEVLAATAHPADRVRAWIVVIDSVGQAMADVDDVFPQALADAGDDPRLLALVRYQLSWRAMLVLGSLSQARAEAAGAAALAAVAGDRRTELLALSFQALNETLMGHQDAEDTLSAALAEPQDPRVACDHNGPGYTHFRCLLMGDRLDEARATIKGLVALAEQRGAVEGQMLFLRGLAEAELRAGRCGDALELAHRSLRLARDAGMGEGPVLQLTALAEAAGGSVPRALALARDAVHSAEEDGDLLYLARNLYALGHARLTGGDAEGAVSPLRRVRDMERGQGVTDPARGRWQGDLAEALVRVGELAEAREVIADTRASALRLRRRGVLAVLDRAEALVQAAEGDLNGAACALRSAARTLRALGYRVEEGRAELALGQVELSRGDLRAGREALEAAARVFRRAKARPWLEQATTYLTALEAAPSAPPGETPSGECPASGGLLEGLAEMERRVAGLVLEGATNREIAARLFISVKTVEATLTRVYRKLGIRSRVDIVRLASRGS; this is encoded by the coding sequence CGGCGCAGGGGCCGGTGCTGCTGGTCGCCGACGACCTGCAGTGGATGGACGCACCCAGCGCTGAGCTGCTGGCGTTCGCCGCGCGGCGCCTCGGCGAGCTGCCGGTACGGGTGATCGCAGCCGTACGGACGGAGACCCCCGGGGAGGGCCCCTCCGGAGGCGGCTCGGACGACGTCGAACGGCATCTGCGGATGCTGCCGCCGCCCGCGCGGGCGCTGCCCGTCCCGCCGCTCACCCCGGCCCAGACCTCGGAGTTGCTCGCGCGGCGACGACGTGCGGGGGCCGCCGGGGCGCTGCCGGGTGCCGTACTGCGCGAGGTTCACCGCACCAGCGGGGGCAACCCGCTCTTCGCCCTGGAACTGGACCGCGCGCTCACCGAGTTGGGCACCACGCCACGCCCCGGCGACCCGCTGCCCGTGCCGACCAGCCTGCGCACTCTGGTGCTCCACCGGCTGCGCGCGCTGCCGCCGCGGGTCCGCACCACCCTCCTCATCGCCAGCGCCGGCGCCCGCCCCACCCTCGCGCTGCTGTGGAAGGCGGGGCGCACCGAAGCGGAGGCCGACATCGCCCGCGCGGCCGCGCTCGGCATCGCCGACATCGAGCACGACTACGGGCGGATCGAGCCTCCCGGGCCGGGCGCTCCGTTCAACCCCATAGCCACCCGACCCCGGGCCGGGCACACCTCCGGTTCCGGCGCCACGACCGTTCCCGCCGCCCTGGCCGGCCCCGCCGTTCCCTCCGCTCCCCTCCCGCGCGGTTCGGCCGTCGGCTCCTCCGACGGGGCCACCGCCGCCGATCTCCAGGGCGCCTCGTACGGCCACGCGACCGCGCCCGCGTACGACCACGAAGCCCCCTCCGGGGACGGACTCCCGGACCAGGACGGACTGCCGCGCGGGGACGGACTCCCAGACCGGAACGGACTCCCGCGCGAGGACGGCCTGCCTGACGGTGACGGCGGCGGGAAGCACGCGTACGAACCGGCACCCCCGCAGCCGTCGGGGGCTGGCGCGGACCGCTTGCGCGGCGCGGAAGGCGCGCATGGCGCGGACCGCGCGCACAGCGCCGAAGGCGCGCACCGCACGGCCCACGTGCGCAGCGCGGACCGCGCGCACGGCACGGCAGGCGCGCACACCACGAGCGGCGTGCACGGCGTCGACGACCCCGACGACGCCCACGGGGCATGCTGCCGCCATGAGCACGCGCAAGGCGCCATGGACGACGCGGACGCCGGGGACGGCGGCGGGCCGCGCGGCGGGCACGACACGACCGTGCGCTTCGCGCATCCGTTGATCTCCGCCGCGCTCTATGCGGAGGCGACACCGCTGGAGCGGCGGGCCGCGCACGCCGCGCTCGCGCGGGCCTCGGCCGACCCGATCGAGAGCGCGCGGCACCTGGCGCTGGCCACCCCGGAGCGCGACGCGCGGGTGGCGTGCACGCTCGCCCGCGCGGCCGCCGTGGCGCGGGAGCGGGGCGCGCCGGCGACGGCGGCGGGGTTGGGGCTGCTGGCGGCCGAACGCACCCCGGAGCACGAGCCGCGGACGGCAGTCGGGCGGCGGCTGGAGGCCGCCGAGGACGCGCTCATGGCGGGCGAGCCCGAGCTGGCCCGGCGCACCGCGTACGAGGTGCTCGCCGCCACCGCGCACCCGGCCGACCGGGTGCGGGCCTGGATCGTGGTCATCGACTCCGTGGGGCAGGCGATGGCGGACGTCGACGACGTGTTCCCGCAGGCGCTGGCTGACGCGGGCGACGACCCGCGGCTGCTCGCTTTGGTGCGCTACCAGTTGTCGTGGCGCGCCATGCTGGTGCTGGGTTCGCTGTCGCAGGCCCGCGCGGAGGCCGCCGGAGCGGCGGCGCTGGCCGCCGTCGCGGGGGACCGCCGCACTGAGCTGCTCGCCCTCTCCTTCCAGGCGTTGAACGAGACCCTGATGGGTCATCAGGACGCCGAGGACACCCTGTCCGCCGCGCTCGCCGAGCCCCAGGACCCGCGGGTGGCCTGCGACCACAACGGCCCCGGCTACACCCACTTCCGCTGTCTGCTGATGGGGGATCGACTGGACGAGGCGCGGGCCACGATCAAAGGGCTGGTCGCCCTCGCCGAGCAGCGCGGGGCCGTGGAGGGCCAGATGCTCTTCCTGCGCGGGCTCGCGGAGGCCGAGCTGCGGGCCGGCCGGTGCGGGGACGCGCTCGAGCTCGCCCACCGCAGCCTGCGGCTCGCCCGCGACGCCGGGATGGGCGAGGGGCCCGTCCTCCAGCTGACGGCCCTCGCGGAGGCGGCGGGCGGCAGCGTGCCCCGCGCCCTGGCGCTGGCCAGGGACGCCGTGCACAGCGCCGAGGAGGACGGCGACCTGCTCTACCTGGCACGCAACCTGTACGCCCTGGGTCACGCCAGGCTCACCGGCGGGGACGCCGAGGGCGCGGTGTCCCCGCTGCGTCGGGTCCGGGACATGGAGCGCGGCCAGGGCGTCACCGACCCGGCCCGCGGCCGCTGGCAGGGCGACCTGGCCGAGGCGCTGGTGCGGGTGGGCGAGCTCGCCGAGGCGCGGGAGGTCATCGCCGACACCCGCGCGTCCGCGCTCCGGCTACGCCGGCGCGGCGTGCTGGCCGTGCTGGACCGCGCGGAGGCGCTGGTACAGGCCGCCGAGGGCGATCTGAACGGCGCGGCGTGCGCGCTACGGTCCGCGGCCCGCACCCTCCGCGCGCTCGGCTACCGGGTGGAGGAGGGCCGGGCCGAACTGGCCCTGGGTCAGGTGGAGCTGAGCCGTGGCGACCTGCGAGCGGGGCGTGAGGCTCTGGAGGCCGCCGCGCGGGTCTTCCGGCGCGCCAAGGCCCGCCCCTGGCTGGAACAGGCGACGACCTACCTCACGGCCCTGGAGGCGGCGCCGAGCGCGCCTCCCGGTGAGACGCCGAGCGGGGAATGCCCTGCCTCCGGCGGCCTGTTGGAGGGTCTCGCCGAGATGGAGAGGCGGGTCGCCGGGCTGGTCCTGGAGGGCGCCACCAACCGGGAGATCGCCGCGCGGCTGTTCATCAGCGTGAAGACCGTGGAGGCCACCCTGACCCGGGTCTATCGGAAGCTGGGCATCCGCTCGCGCGTCGACATCGTCAGGCTCGCCTCCCGCGGCAGCTGA